In one window of Streptomyces sp. NBC_01224 DNA:
- a CDS encoding MFS transporter, producing the protein MRKTSLTVLVLALGVFGIITTEMGMVGVLPQVSAELGVTPSAAGWLVGVFALVIAVSGPFTTLLASGIDRKKVLAAAIAVFAVSNAVYALTTQYEVMLAFRVVPALFHPVFFAVALATAARLAPAGDATRATTTVFGGVTVGFAFGVPLTSYLAEHVSLASAFWFGALVNLIAFLGILRFVPSMPVGQRASYGAQLSVLKRSRMWLTITSVVFVFAAMFSVYGYFAEYLGQVTHMDGTWVSAMLMAFGVIMILGNFVFGGLLRRNLIRTVVAYPVLCLLVYVLLYAVGPLFAPMVLAVLVWGAVHSGGLIVSQSWLGRDAVDAPEFGNSLFISFSNLGITIGTAVGGWVLAEYGARQLAWAGAGFAVAALIVIALRLGLDGVGGRQAALTDPDVGTLGEVRF; encoded by the coding sequence ATGAGAAAGACCTCCCTCACCGTCCTGGTGCTCGCCCTGGGCGTGTTCGGGATCATCACCACCGAGATGGGCATGGTCGGCGTACTCCCCCAGGTCTCGGCCGAGCTCGGTGTCACTCCGTCCGCCGCGGGATGGCTCGTCGGCGTCTTTGCCCTGGTCATCGCCGTGTCCGGGCCGTTCACAACGCTGCTCGCCTCCGGCATCGACCGCAAGAAGGTGCTCGCCGCCGCAATCGCGGTGTTCGCCGTCTCCAATGCCGTCTACGCGCTCACCACGCAATACGAGGTGATGCTGGCCTTCCGCGTCGTTCCCGCCCTCTTCCATCCGGTGTTCTTCGCGGTCGCGCTCGCGACCGCCGCACGGCTGGCGCCCGCCGGAGACGCGACCCGGGCCACGACGACCGTGTTCGGCGGAGTCACCGTCGGCTTCGCCTTCGGTGTGCCGCTGACCTCGTACCTCGCCGAGCATGTGTCCCTGGCGTCGGCGTTCTGGTTCGGCGCGCTCGTCAACCTGATCGCCTTCCTCGGCATCCTGCGGTTCGTACCGTCGATGCCTGTCGGGCAACGGGCATCCTACGGTGCCCAGTTGAGCGTTCTCAAGCGGTCCCGGATGTGGCTGACCATCACGTCGGTCGTCTTCGTCTTCGCGGCGATGTTCTCGGTCTACGGCTACTTCGCCGAGTACCTCGGCCAGGTCACGCACATGGACGGCACCTGGGTCAGCGCCATGCTGATGGCGTTCGGCGTCATCATGATCCTCGGGAATTTCGTCTTCGGTGGGCTGTTGCGGCGCAACCTGATTCGTACGGTGGTCGCCTACCCCGTCCTGTGTCTGCTCGTCTACGTGCTCCTGTACGCCGTCGGCCCGCTGTTCGCGCCGATGGTGTTGGCCGTACTGGTCTGGGGGGCCGTGCACTCGGGCGGGCTCATCGTGAGCCAGAGCTGGCTGGGGAGGGACGCCGTCGACGCGCCCGAGTTCGGCAACAGCCTCTTCATCTCGTTCTCGAACCTCGGCATCACCATCGGAACCGCGGTCGGGGGCTGGGTCCTGGCCGAGTACGGTGCCCGTCAACTCGCTTGGGCGGGGGCGGGATTCGCCGTTGCCGCGCTGATCGTCATAGCTCTGCGGCTGGGCCTGGACGGTGTCGGAGGCCGACAGGCGGCGCTCACCGATCCGGACGTAGGGACGCTCGGAGAGGTTCGATTCTGA
- a CDS encoding zinc-binding dehydrogenase yields the protein MTALPERERTPPPARTVRAYVPPPGRSPCSQQRPASEKRPRGRPGAAPLRARGRTASPSGHVGNKRLPEAGRRSLDTLAPDGILIDVRGTGPDRAAAREQAHLHGLRFVQFGFNPSGADLESIADLVERGSLHLAVDQVLPLEAAAKAHELSETNRVQGKIVLTPQSCRKGRATRIDLTCHYVSRKLDAFL from the coding sequence GTGACCGCGCTGCCTGAGCGTGAGCGAACTCCGCCTCCAGCGAGGACTGTGCGCGCATATGTCCCTCCTCCTGGCCGGTCTCCATGCTCACAACAGCGGCCCGCCTCTGAAAAGCGCCCCCGGGGCAGACCCGGGGCAGCACCACTACGCGCTCGGGGCAGAACCGCATCTCCCAGCGGGCACGTCGGCAACAAACGCCTCCCCGAGGCGGGACGCCGGTCACTCGATACGCTCGCGCCGGACGGGATCCTCATCGACGTGAGAGGCACCGGTCCCGACCGGGCTGCCGCCCGGGAGCAGGCCCACCTCCACGGTCTGCGGTTCGTCCAATTCGGCTTCAACCCTTCCGGTGCCGATCTGGAGAGCATCGCCGACCTGGTGGAACGAGGCAGCCTCCACCTCGCCGTCGATCAGGTGCTGCCGCTGGAAGCCGCGGCCAAGGCCCATGAGCTCAGCGAGACCAACCGGGTGCAAGGAAAGATCGTTCTGACTCCTCAGAGCTGTCGGAAGGGGCGGGCGACGCGGATCGATTTGACTTGCCACTACGTATCGCGAAAGCTAGATGCGTTCCTGTAG
- a CDS encoding helix-turn-helix domain-containing protein has protein sequence MSVRTTTRRRQLGAMMRKLRARKGMTLEEAGRLVGISKATVSRYETQEGPVKWPIADALCRQYDATDAERNAVVALAKDAKQQGWWGPYTDSIPADMNLLLTLEDEAVREDHFSGTYVPGLLQTRNYSTAIQCASEMRLAPEEIQRLVDIRLKRQEILSRPKPPHLWAILDESVIRRVVGSPESMRDQLSHLLEANNSQHITLQVLPFSKGAHGAALGSFVILGGVEASLDVVYVDLHVGPLFMETDEELDRYRLAFDYLRAQALDMAASSALIERVRKEM, from the coding sequence ATGTCCGTCAGGACCACAACACGACGTCGACAGCTCGGCGCGATGATGCGCAAGTTGCGCGCACGGAAAGGCATGACGCTGGAGGAAGCTGGACGGCTCGTCGGGATCTCAAAGGCCACGGTCAGCCGCTACGAGACCCAGGAAGGGCCAGTGAAATGGCCCATCGCGGACGCCCTCTGCCGACAGTACGACGCGACCGACGCGGAGCGGAATGCCGTGGTCGCCCTGGCGAAGGACGCAAAGCAGCAGGGTTGGTGGGGGCCGTACACCGACTCCATCCCCGCTGACATGAATCTCCTGCTGACGCTCGAAGACGAGGCAGTGCGCGAGGACCACTTCTCCGGCACTTACGTACCCGGCCTTCTGCAGACACGGAACTACAGCACAGCGATCCAATGTGCCAGCGAGATGCGTCTGGCGCCCGAGGAGATCCAGCGTCTCGTCGATATCCGCTTGAAGCGCCAGGAGATCCTGAGTCGGCCGAAGCCACCCCACCTGTGGGCGATCCTCGACGAGTCGGTGATCCGGCGCGTCGTCGGATCCCCCGAGAGCATGCGCGATCAGTTGAGTCACCTGCTGGAAGCCAACAACTCGCAACACATCACCCTGCAGGTCCTGCCGTTCTCCAAGGGCGCCCACGGCGCGGCCTTGGGAAGTTTCGTGATCCTCGGCGGGGTCGAGGCAAGCCTGGATGTCGTGTACGTCGACCTGCATGTCGGCCCGCTCTTCATGGAGACGGACGAAGAACTCGACCGATACAGACTTGCGTTCGACTACCTGCGTGCACAAGCGTTGGACATGGCCGCGTCGTCGGCCTTGATCGAGCGCGTTCGCAAGGAGATGTAA
- a CDS encoding DNA cytosine methyltransferase encodes MRTSRPRDPEPVTVLDLFSGCGGFTQGFHEFRPATAPDGGPVFHSIAAVEHDTAAAATYAANFGSGRGDQNVPPARIHLENIEDWKPTSDELSADVVVGGPPCQGFSALNRIKKGTERNRLWEEYVRVVEEIRPKVFVIENVDRFLKSDEFRNLLKEVGEGGRLAEYRLVDPPGHEPTDTEERRIKRYLLNAADYGAVQARRRAIVIGVRKDIDSGRTMAYPTATHVRRPRRSKGGSAQALDGTDVGLPYWRAVDSVFEESSELRLRGTELPDSKKDVADVNARVLGIFTTHDLHFGRNPEPLSIARYRAIPRGGNRKDLRGKWFTVDEDGRIRIFGEPNPQGVKTAVAYLSTESWDNHNSGTGDVMGRLRLGEPSVTIRTEFFKPEKGRYLHPTAARPITHYEAARIQGFPHDFRWCGSKTDIARQIGNAVPIPLGTAIASSIHAFLRG; translated from the coding sequence ATGCGTACGTCCCGCCCCCGCGACCCCGAGCCCGTCACCGTCCTTGATCTTTTTTCCGGCTGCGGGGGCTTCACTCAGGGCTTTCACGAGTTCCGTCCAGCCACAGCGCCGGACGGAGGTCCGGTCTTCCACAGCATCGCGGCCGTCGAACACGACACGGCTGCTGCTGCCACGTACGCCGCGAACTTCGGAAGCGGCCGGGGGGACCAGAACGTTCCACCGGCACGTATCCATCTCGAGAACATCGAGGACTGGAAGCCGACGTCGGACGAGCTGAGTGCAGACGTCGTTGTCGGGGGTCCTCCCTGCCAGGGTTTCTCTGCGCTGAACCGGATCAAGAAGGGCACCGAGCGCAATCGCCTGTGGGAGGAATACGTCCGAGTTGTCGAGGAAATCAGACCCAAGGTCTTTGTCATCGAGAACGTTGATCGATTCCTGAAGTCGGACGAATTCCGTAATCTCCTCAAAGAGGTGGGCGAAGGCGGACGGCTGGCCGAGTACCGACTCGTCGACCCGCCGGGCCACGAGCCGACGGACACGGAGGAACGAAGGATCAAGCGGTACCTCCTCAACGCCGCTGACTACGGCGCGGTCCAGGCCCGTCGCCGCGCCATCGTCATCGGCGTCCGAAAAGACATCGACAGCGGTCGGACAATGGCGTACCCTACGGCAACTCACGTCCGACGCCCACGACGCAGCAAGGGCGGCTCGGCGCAGGCGCTCGACGGCACCGACGTGGGTCTGCCGTACTGGCGCGCCGTGGACAGCGTGTTCGAGGAGTCCTCCGAGTTGAGGCTCCGGGGCACCGAGCTTCCGGACTCTAAGAAAGACGTCGCCGACGTGAACGCTCGCGTCCTCGGAATCTTCACCACTCATGACCTGCACTTCGGGCGCAATCCGGAGCCGCTGTCGATCGCCCGCTACAGAGCCATCCCTCGAGGTGGAAACCGTAAAGATCTGCGGGGAAAGTGGTTCACCGTGGACGAGGACGGCCGCATCAGGATCTTCGGCGAGCCGAACCCTCAGGGCGTGAAGACCGCGGTGGCCTACCTGTCGACCGAGAGCTGGGACAACCACAACTCCGGCACCGGTGACGTGATGGGTCGGCTCCGCCTGGGCGAGCCCTCGGTCACCATCCGGACCGAGTTCTTCAAGCCGGAAAAGGGCCGCTATCTCCACCCGACGGCCGCCCGCCCCATCACCCACTACGAGGCCGCCCGCATTCAGGGCTTCCCTCACGACTTCCGTTGGTGCGGCTCGAAGACCGACATCGCCCGCCAGATCGGCAACGCGGTGCCCATCCCTCTCGGCACAGCCATAGCGTCCTCGATCCACGCCTTCCTGCGCGGCTAA
- a CDS encoding MarR family winged helix-turn-helix transcriptional regulator has translation MKSESVPSEWSALLALQRATHATLQVLAAELVDLDLTPSEINALANLADGRGRTVSELGVAVGTRPTTLTSVLDRLERRGHITRGTRPGDRRAVLIELTASGRVAAATIRQAITDLEHRALHGLPADAIACLRAALQALTEVSS, from the coding sequence GTGAAGTCCGAATCCGTGCCATCCGAGTGGTCGGCCCTGCTCGCACTGCAGCGGGCCACCCACGCCACCCTGCAAGTACTCGCCGCGGAGCTCGTCGACCTGGACCTGACCCCCTCCGAGATCAACGCGCTGGCCAATCTTGCCGACGGCCGGGGTCGGACTGTGTCCGAGCTCGGCGTGGCCGTGGGCACCCGCCCCACCACGCTGACCAGCGTGCTGGACCGCCTGGAACGGCGAGGCCACATCACCCGCGGCACCCGCCCGGGAGACCGCCGTGCGGTGCTCATCGAACTCACCGCCTCCGGCCGCGTGGCCGCCGCCACGATCCGCCAGGCCATCACCGACCTGGAGCACCGCGCACTCCACGGCCTGCCGGCCGACGCGATCGCCTGCCTTCGCGCCGCCCTGCAGGCCCTGACCGAGGTGTCCTCATGA
- a CDS encoding 2OG-Fe dioxygenase family protein: MQGHQEPSLTANGFERFSLSREFEPDLIDTWLGELKEEFADLPPDPYGDPLLHRYRRHSCAVLLPWEKKLHWVPKVSDARLGEVTHYFQGGYNPEHKGMDRFFPAISARAESNPLLERIVLFDFAQTWWSERERNLPMHVGVHFIKLSVEDGDGTAVSSPNFLHQDGEPFHFAHLIYKRNAIGGTNYVADVVCSGNGPGEVSPDLLKASFDLEEALESYGIHDERVSHHVDPIRRGNESCPGERAVVLVDITPMVKAV; this comes from the coding sequence GTGCAGGGGCATCAGGAGCCGTCGCTGACGGCCAACGGTTTCGAACGGTTCTCGCTGTCGAGGGAATTCGAGCCGGACCTCATCGACACCTGGCTCGGAGAGTTGAAGGAGGAGTTCGCCGACCTCCCGCCGGACCCCTACGGAGATCCTCTGCTGCACCGCTACCGTCGGCACTCCTGCGCGGTGCTTCTTCCCTGGGAGAAGAAGCTGCACTGGGTGCCCAAGGTCAGCGACGCCCGCCTGGGCGAAGTCACCCACTACTTCCAGGGTGGCTACAACCCGGAGCACAAGGGGATGGATCGGTTCTTTCCCGCGATCTCCGCACGAGCGGAGTCCAATCCCCTGCTGGAGAGGATCGTTCTGTTCGACTTCGCCCAGACCTGGTGGAGCGAGCGGGAGCGGAATCTGCCCATGCACGTGGGCGTGCACTTCATCAAACTCTCCGTCGAGGACGGCGACGGGACGGCCGTTTCTTCGCCGAACTTCCTGCATCAGGACGGCGAGCCCTTCCACTTCGCCCACCTCATCTACAAACGGAACGCCATCGGCGGAACGAACTACGTCGCAGATGTGGTCTGCTCGGGCAACGGCCCCGGTGAAGTGTCCCCCGATCTACTGAAGGCGTCCTTCGACCTGGAGGAGGCGCTGGAGTCCTACGGCATCCATGACGAGCGGGTCAGCCACCACGTCGACCCCATCCGTCGAGGCAACGAATCATGCCCGGGTGAACGTGCTGTGGTGCTGGTCGACATCACCCCCATGGTCAAGGCCGTATGA
- a CDS encoding DUF397 domain-containing protein has protein sequence MLSVPHSPEPLRWFKSSYSGANTTECVEAAHLPQATAVRDSKAPDGPMLTFGNASWEGFLTAIQHQQLGA, from the coding sequence ATGCTTTCGGTTCCTCACTCCCCCGAGCCTCTCCGCTGGTTCAAGTCGTCATACAGCGGAGCGAACACCACCGAGTGCGTTGAGGCCGCCCACCTTCCACAGGCCACCGCGGTCCGCGATTCGAAGGCCCCTGACGGTCCGATGCTGACATTCGGCAATGCATCATGGGAGGGGTTCCTCACTGCCATACAGCACCAGCAGCTCGGCGCGTGA
- a CDS encoding transposase, with protein MTDARWAVLETLLPKGVKPGRPSVHSKRQLINGMRFRTRTGIRWRDLPERHGRWETVYGLFRRRQRNGTWHRIFGQLQAQADAKGLITREVSVDSTIARAHQHAAGARLRLGLTCSRLYEIV; from the coding sequence CTGACAGACGCCCGGTGGGCGGTGCTGGAAACGTTGTTGCCGAAGGGCGTCAAGCCCGGCCGGCCGTCGGTGCACAGCAAGCGGCAGCTGATCAACGGCATGCGGTTCCGCACGCGCACCGGCATCCGGTGGCGGGACCTGCCGGAACGCCATGGGCGGTGGGAGACGGTGTACGGGCTGTTCCGGCGCCGGCAGCGCAACGGCACCTGGCACCGCATCTTCGGGCAACTCCAGGCCCAGGCCGACGCGAAGGGCCTGATCACCAGGGAGGTCTCGGTGGACTCGACGATCGCCCGCGCCCACCAGCACGCGGCCGGCGCCCGACTGCGGTTGGGGCTGACTTGCAGCAGGTTATACGAAATCGTATAG
- a CDS encoding ArsR/SmtB family transcription factor, producing the protein MDPLAVHKALANPARLQFMQWLKEPEKYFDEDSYRQQGLGFHIGVCVGDIQKRAGLAQSVVSGYLQTLKDAGLLTSERIGKWTYYRRNETVIAEFAAHVRDEL; encoded by the coding sequence GTGGATCCGCTGGCCGTACACAAGGCGCTCGCCAACCCCGCGCGCCTGCAGTTCATGCAGTGGCTCAAGGAGCCGGAGAAGTACTTCGACGAGGACTCCTACCGGCAGCAGGGGCTCGGCTTCCACATCGGCGTGTGCGTCGGCGACATCCAAAAGCGTGCCGGGCTGGCACAGTCGGTGGTGTCCGGCTACTTGCAGACCTTGAAGGACGCGGGGCTGCTCACCTCGGAGCGCATCGGCAAGTGGACGTACTACCGACGCAACGAAACGGTGATCGCCGAGTTCGCCGCGCACGTCCGCGACGAGCTGTAG
- a CDS encoding ATP-binding protein has protein sequence MSGHDNSSQLRSVLPFEAEPAAVRDLRRAVRGQLAEWRLPAFAEEAELAVSELAANVIKHVGRGVAATLVLEAVGDRLRIELHDKSYRVPVLGTVACDDECGRGLHLLAGMAADWGTLLTATGKAVWCELSADPELKCRRVQRAEAALTKYRGDVGAPPLLQSRSAQTLEESAIDLIADVLHWVTSRGGDPDGLLDRAQMHFEAEAEAA, from the coding sequence ATGTCCGGACACGACAACAGTTCGCAACTCCGCAGCGTCCTGCCGTTCGAGGCCGAGCCCGCAGCGGTCCGGGACCTGCGAAGAGCCGTCAGGGGGCAGCTTGCGGAGTGGCGCTTGCCGGCTTTCGCCGAAGAAGCTGAGCTGGCGGTGAGTGAGCTGGCAGCCAACGTGATCAAGCATGTGGGTAGAGGTGTTGCTGCCACCCTGGTCCTGGAGGCGGTAGGGGACCGGCTGCGGATCGAACTCCATGACAAGAGTTACCGCGTGCCAGTCCTCGGAACGGTGGCCTGCGACGACGAGTGCGGGCGGGGTCTGCATCTGCTTGCCGGCATGGCTGCCGACTGGGGAACGCTGCTGACTGCGACGGGGAAGGCTGTCTGGTGTGAGCTGTCGGCCGACCCGGAGCTGAAGTGCCGCCGGGTGCAGCGTGCTGAAGCGGCCCTGACGAAATACCGAGGCGACGTCGGTGCACCGCCTTTGCTGCAGAGTCGCTCCGCTCAGACCCTTGAGGAATCTGCCATCGACCTCATCGCGGATGTCCTGCACTGGGTCACTTCCCGGGGCGGCGACCCGGACGGGTTGCTGGACCGGGCGCAAATGCACTTCGAGGCGGAGGCAGAAGCGGCTTGA
- a CDS encoding alpha/beta fold hydrolase has protein sequence MTELLASSDDGRPITALDDGRGPNLLVVHPGGGDATTWDGVTRQLADDFRVVRINRRVYAPGADIALPHSMAVEAADIVAVAELLKPPVLLVGHSSGAVAAMEAALLAPSAFAGLFLYEPPMPTRELVAGEAGVRARAALDAGDPVGAMRIHMRDIVRMPAGVVDAMFADQRVRAALSAHAEALIADDEAIDALGVGIDRFATLGMPTTLVEGDLSPAHLRERLADLAATLPNARIVTLAGQGHVAHLTAPDALADAVREMAEQVLHA, from the coding sequence ATGACTGAGCTTCTCGCATCATCCGATGACGGTCGACCCATTACCGCTCTCGATGACGGTCGCGGGCCGAACCTCCTGGTGGTCCACCCGGGCGGCGGAGACGCGACGACCTGGGACGGCGTCACCCGCCAACTGGCCGACGACTTCCGTGTCGTCAGGATCAACCGACGGGTCTACGCTCCCGGGGCGGACATCGCACTGCCCCATTCGATGGCCGTCGAGGCAGCCGACATCGTCGCCGTCGCGGAACTCCTCAAGCCCCCCGTGCTTCTCGTGGGGCATTCCTCCGGTGCCGTCGCGGCGATGGAAGCCGCGTTGCTCGCACCGTCGGCGTTCGCCGGACTTTTCCTCTACGAACCTCCCATGCCCACCCGGGAGTTGGTGGCCGGAGAGGCGGGAGTCCGTGCCCGTGCCGCGCTCGACGCGGGCGACCCGGTCGGGGCGATGCGCATCCACATGCGTGACATCGTCCGCATGCCCGCAGGCGTGGTCGACGCGATGTTCGCCGACCAGCGGGTGCGAGCGGCACTCTCCGCCCACGCGGAGGCGCTGATCGCCGATGACGAGGCGATCGACGCGCTCGGCGTCGGTATCGATCGCTTCGCGACGCTCGGAATGCCGACGACCCTGGTCGAGGGAGACCTCAGTCCCGCCCACTTGCGCGAGCGCCTGGCCGACCTGGCGGCAACCCTGCCGAACGCGCGGATCGTCACACTCGCCGGCCAGGGACACGTCGCCCACCTCACCGCTCCTGACGCCCTGGCCGACGCGGTCCGGGAGATGGCGGAACAGGTTCTCCACGCATGA
- a CDS encoding DUF4240 domain-containing protein has product MDENSFWALMEGSQQQTGDPDQRLEALREQLKQRSLAEIVQFQSCLHQVRRRIDTWEMWVAAEQIHGGSCSDDSFWYFQFWVLGLGRETYERAVADPDSLAESPKLRALAGRPLQDWSDDEWPEWESLDYVAAEAFDMLTGEEEGLEKALEAEGLDLPCNPEPSGEAWDIRNADEASRRLPRLSRMFPLAG; this is encoded by the coding sequence ATGGATGAGAACTCCTTCTGGGCCCTGATGGAGGGCTCTCAGCAGCAGACCGGCGACCCGGACCAGCGGCTGGAGGCACTGCGTGAGCAACTCAAGCAGCGGTCACTGGCAGAGATCGTGCAGTTCCAGTCGTGCCTGCACCAGGTGCGACGGCGGATCGACACGTGGGAGATGTGGGTCGCCGCCGAGCAGATCCACGGAGGATCGTGCTCCGACGACAGTTTCTGGTACTTCCAGTTCTGGGTGCTCGGCCTCGGCCGAGAGACGTACGAGAGGGCGGTGGCCGATCCGGATTCGTTGGCGGAGTCCCCGAAGCTGCGCGCGCTGGCCGGACGCCCCCTGCAGGACTGGTCGGACGACGAGTGGCCCGAGTGGGAGTCACTGGACTACGTCGCGGCCGAGGCCTTCGACATGCTGACGGGCGAGGAGGAAGGACTTGAGAAGGCACTGGAGGCCGAGGGCCTGGACCTCCCCTGCAACCCCGAACCGAGCGGCGAGGCGTGGGACATACGCAACGCGGACGAAGCGTCGCGTCGGCTGCCGCGTCTCAGCCGGATGTTCCCGCTCGCCGGCTGA
- a CDS encoding HIT family protein, with protein MPECEFCSIGAGEAAAESVYEDAENLAFFPLRPAAVGHTLVIPKSHYTDFFDLPGPPLASLMQAVSTVGAGLRTTLRPDGMNVISSAGAAASQTIFHAHVHLVPRWRDDRFGGIWPSNGATVGKEIADRLRRELRTSGP; from the coding sequence TTGCCGGAATGTGAATTCTGCAGCATCGGAGCAGGGGAAGCCGCGGCAGAATCGGTTTACGAGGATGCCGAGAATCTGGCGTTCTTCCCGCTCCGTCCGGCAGCCGTCGGGCACACGCTGGTCATTCCGAAATCCCATTACACCGATTTCTTCGACCTGCCGGGACCACCCCTGGCCAGCCTCATGCAAGCGGTTTCGACTGTGGGGGCCGGACTGCGCACGACCTTGCGGCCGGACGGAATGAACGTCATCAGTTCTGCCGGGGCAGCAGCTTCGCAGACCATTTTTCACGCGCATGTACACCTGGTGCCGCGCTGGCGCGATGACCGTTTCGGCGGCATCTGGCCGTCCAACGGGGCCACGGTCGGCAAGGAGATCGCCGACCGGCTGCGCCGGGAGCTCAGGACGTCAGGGCCCTGA
- a CDS encoding DUF397 domain-containing protein: MPRSQGRHRQTARDPALSRPRGGVLMTNQPSAGSQWRKSSRSGGSSTECVEVADLQSAVGVRDSKQPRGPHIAVRRDTWARFVASLRTQ; this comes from the coding sequence ATGCCTCGCAGTCAGGGCCGCCACCGGCAGACTGCCCGGGACCCAGCTCTCTCCAGGCCACGAGGAGGTGTACTCATGACGAATCAGCCTTCCGCCGGCTCCCAGTGGCGGAAGAGCAGTCGCAGCGGCGGCAGCAGCACGGAGTGCGTCGAGGTCGCGGACCTGCAATCGGCGGTTGGCGTTCGGGACTCCAAGCAACCTCGCGGGCCGCACATAGCCGTACGTCGCGACACATGGGCACGGTTCGTTGCCTCTCTGCGCACCCAGTAG